In Cloacibacterium caeni, a single window of DNA contains:
- a CDS encoding alpha/beta hydrolase: MKKLLKIFIVPIFLTVTSCQINQVLEPWRNSLDKKEFAWKEGIDSLKLKISGENLQPTFYKNNENLERNYTIKSFYFKTKEGRKLNAWLLQSTKEKPKASVFALHGNAGNLNTQFQSFADLTKNGFQIFIFDYSGFGYSEGKATRKNALEDAFSAFQFFENLDEVKNTPKIIYGQSFGGNLAIPLATRNQQKIEGLVVEGTFMNVKNIANRKIPVFGGLIISNNYNNRKNLKSFKKPILIVHSKEDEVVNFKLGKQIFKNANHPKEFFEIDKPHISGIRFYHNEISNKIDFLILKK, encoded by the coding sequence ATGAAAAAACTTCTCAAAATTTTTATAGTCCCTATTTTTTTGACAGTAACTAGCTGCCAAATCAACCAAGTTTTAGAACCGTGGAGAAATTCCCTCGACAAAAAAGAATTCGCTTGGAAAGAAGGAATAGATTCTTTAAAATTAAAAATTTCAGGAGAAAATCTTCAGCCAACTTTCTATAAAAACAATGAAAATTTAGAAAGAAATTATACCATTAAAAGTTTTTATTTCAAAACCAAAGAAGGCAGAAAACTAAACGCTTGGTTGTTACAATCTACCAAAGAAAAACCAAAAGCTTCGGTTTTTGCACTTCACGGAAATGCAGGAAATTTGAATACTCAATTTCAAAGTTTTGCAGATTTAACAAAAAATGGATTCCAAATTTTTATTTTTGATTACAGTGGTTTTGGCTATTCCGAAGGAAAAGCTACCAGGAAAAACGCTTTAGAAGATGCCTTTTCTGCATTCCAATTTTTTGAAAATTTAGATGAGGTAAAAAACACTCCTAAAATTATTTACGGACAATCTTTCGGCGGAAATTTAGCAATTCCACTTGCGACTAGAAATCAACAAAAAATTGAAGGTTTGGTTGTAGAAGGCACTTTTATGAATGTTAAAAACATTGCCAATAGAAAAATTCCAGTTTTTGGAGGTTTAATAATTAGCAATAATTACAACAACAGAAAAAATTTAAAATCTTTCAAAAAACCAATTTTAATAGTTCATAGTAAAGAAGATGAAGTGGTAAATTTCAAGTTGGGCAAGCAAATTTTTAAAAATGCCAATCATCCCAAAGAATTTTTTGAAATTGACAAACCTCACATCAGCGGAATTAGATTTTATCACAATGAAATCTCAAATAAAATAGATTTCCTAATTTTGAAAAAATAG
- a CDS encoding mechanosensitive ion channel family protein has product MGLLRKWSLEIGQFVKENFTEELTLPATIGFKILFLCLVFIVIDFISVMFWKFFSRFLVNVFKSKPILKEAYKQKAWRSIGHFFSLFFVYLIYDEIFAVIHPKTHIYVGRLIVFGQVMVIAFLAYRFAKALENYYIQNKDNYRITAIKALSETIRIFGTVVFSLIGIFVIFGIELQTVLGVLGAVTAVILLVFRDTILGFVTGIHVSTSKNLKIGDWIGIPKYNIEGNIQDINLLTTKIVNFDKTISTIPTYDLLSTEIRNHQVMYEGSSRRIKRSIYFNIKSFKFVDDEFYEKVKDINLISEYMDRKLREIAESKKNIPHAERIINGQQLTNIGLFRNYVLNYLKNNPKVDQDEIVLVRQLEISPQGMPLEIYCFANKAELVDYERIQADIFDHILTAAQEFDLEIMQISKV; this is encoded by the coding sequence ATGGGATTATTAAGAAAATGGAGTTTAGAAATTGGTCAGTTTGTGAAAGAAAATTTTACAGAGGAATTGACTTTGCCGGCTACTATTGGATTTAAAATCCTTTTTTTATGCTTGGTTTTTATCGTTATTGATTTTATTTCAGTAATGTTTTGGAAATTTTTTTCTAGATTTTTGGTCAATGTTTTTAAAAGCAAACCCATTCTAAAAGAAGCATATAAACAAAAAGCTTGGCGTTCTATTGGACATTTTTTCTCTTTGTTTTTTGTTTACCTTATATATGATGAAATTTTTGCGGTTATTCACCCAAAAACGCATATTTATGTAGGAAGATTAATTGTTTTTGGGCAAGTAATGGTCATCGCTTTCTTGGCTTATCGTTTCGCTAAAGCTTTAGAAAATTATTACATTCAAAATAAAGATAATTATAGAATAACTGCCATTAAAGCGCTTTCTGAAACCATTAGAATTTTTGGAACTGTTGTTTTTTCATTAATAGGAATTTTTGTAATTTTTGGAATAGAACTTCAGACTGTTTTAGGCGTTTTAGGAGCTGTTACTGCGGTAATTTTGTTGGTTTTCCGAGATACCATTTTAGGATTTGTGACAGGAATTCACGTTTCTACTTCTAAAAATCTTAAAATTGGCGATTGGATTGGAATTCCAAAGTATAATATTGAAGGAAATATTCAAGATATTAATTTATTGACGACTAAAATTGTCAATTTTGACAAAACCATTTCCACAATTCCTACCTACGATTTGCTTTCTACGGAAATCAGAAATCACCAAGTAATGTACGAAGGAAGCAGCCGAAGAATTAAGCGTTCGATTTATTTCAATATCAAATCTTTTAAATTTGTAGATGATGAATTTTATGAAAAAGTAAAAGACATCAACTTGATTTCTGAATATATGGATAGAAAACTTCGCGAAATAGCAGAAAGCAAGAAGAATATTCCACATGCTGAAAGAATTATCAATGGTCAACAGTTAACTAACATCGGACTTTTTAGAAATTATGTATTGAATTACCTCAAAAATAATCCAAAAGTAGATCAAGACGAAATCGTTTTGGTTCGTCAGTTAGAAATTTCACCTCAAGGAATGCCTTTAGAAATTTATTGTTTTGCCAATAAAGCAGAATTGGTAGATTACGAAAGAATTCAAGCAGATATTTTTGACCATATTCTTACCGCAGCACAAGAATTTGACCTTGAAATCATGCAAATAAGTAAAGTATAA
- a CDS encoding ArnT family glycosyltransferase, which produces MSETPKTSSKKIYLFILIITFINLLQAFFTEITLDEAYYYQYARDLDWGYYDHPPMVALVIKISQLFFNGNLGVRFLTVLLFSGNLFLIWKYLLPKDKASYVNEFIILSLGLVMMNAYSFITTPDVPLLFFGTVFFILYQRFTEKQNFWNAVLLGISVALLFYSKYQAVLLVFFVVISNLKMLTKPYIYLAGIITSLLMIPHLMWHIEHNFPTFQYHLVDRSEDFEFIYFLEYLPNQFAVFNPFILIPFVILLFKNKYQNLQEKAYYFVSVGFLVFFALTSLRGHVEPHWTVIASIPMLILFLQFIKEKPSWKKYVRTYVLGSIFLVFLARVVILTNLLPKTLEFTGKKQKYEALAKKIGKTPVLFTGSFQSTSLYNYFTGNESSTLGSLNVKKTQFDIWQREQNYFGKRVFVEKPESPKAIKLLDKEQISFNGFYVEHFQTPNRLKIEFELPSEKLENNQIIPITIYNLTKNAVDFNHPEIPVTITAVFLAHRETTDIPTEIEKMPTVLKPGESFKTQIKINTQNLKAGHYNFGITTNCILGNAYNSKFVKATVN; this is translated from the coding sequence ATGTCTGAAACCCCTAAAACTTCATCTAAAAAAATTTATCTTTTCATACTCATTATTACTTTCATCAATCTTTTACAGGCATTTTTTACCGAAATTACTTTAGATGAAGCCTATTACTACCAATATGCGAGAGATTTAGACTGGGGATATTATGATCATCCACCGATGGTAGCATTGGTGATTAAGATTTCTCAACTTTTTTTTAATGGAAATCTGGGAGTAAGATTTTTAACCGTTTTATTATTTTCTGGAAATTTATTTCTCATTTGGAAATACCTTTTACCGAAAGACAAAGCTTCTTATGTAAATGAATTTATCATTCTATCACTAGGTTTAGTTATGATGAATGCTTATTCCTTCATCACCACACCAGATGTTCCTCTATTATTTTTTGGGACTGTATTTTTTATTTTATACCAAAGATTTACCGAAAAACAAAATTTTTGGAATGCAGTTTTACTAGGAATTTCTGTTGCATTGCTTTTTTACAGTAAATATCAAGCTGTTTTATTGGTGTTTTTCGTGGTGATTTCTAACTTAAAAATGCTGACAAAACCTTATATTTATCTTGCTGGAATTATAACTTCTTTATTGATGATTCCACATTTAATGTGGCATATTGAGCATAATTTCCCTACGTTTCAGTATCACTTGGTAGATCGTTCAGAAGATTTTGAATTTATTTATTTTCTAGAATATCTACCCAACCAATTTGCGGTTTTCAATCCGTTTATATTAATTCCTTTTGTTATTTTACTTTTTAAAAATAAATACCAAAATCTTCAAGAAAAAGCCTATTATTTTGTAAGTGTAGGTTTCTTGGTTTTCTTTGCTTTAACGAGTCTTAGAGGACATGTAGAGCCACATTGGACAGTAATTGCCTCTATTCCGATGTTGATTTTATTTTTACAATTTATCAAAGAAAAGCCATCTTGGAAAAAATATGTGCGCACGTATGTTTTGGGTTCTATATTTTTAGTTTTTCTCGCTAGAGTAGTTATTTTAACAAACCTTCTTCCTAAAACTTTAGAATTTACTGGCAAAAAACAAAAATATGAGGCTTTAGCTAAAAAAATAGGAAAAACTCCCGTTTTATTTACCGGTTCATTCCAATCGACTTCTTTGTACAACTATTTTACAGGAAACGAATCTTCTACTCTAGGTTCTTTAAATGTTAAAAAAACACAATTTGACATTTGGCAAAGAGAACAAAACTATTTTGGAAAAAGAGTTTTTGTAGAAAAACCAGAATCTCCAAAAGCGATAAAATTATTAGATAAAGAACAGATTAGCTTTAATGGTTTTTATGTAGAACATTTCCAAACGCCCAACCGATTAAAAATAGAATTTGAGCTTCCTTCAGAGAAATTGGAAAACAATCAAATTATTCCGATTACGATTTATAATCTTACCAAAAATGCTGTTGATTTCAATCACCCTGAAATTCCAGTGACCATTACTGCTGTATTTTTGGCGCACAGAGAAACAACGGATATTCCCACAGAAATTGAAAAAATGCCAACCGTTTTAAAACCTGGAGAAAGTTTCAAAACGCAGATTAAAATCAACACGCAAAACCTAAAAGCTGGCCACTACAATTTCGGCATTACCACCAATTGTATTTTGGGAAATGCTTATAATTCGAAATTTGTAAAAGCAACAGTAAATTAA
- a CDS encoding DUF456 domain-containing protein, with translation MEQNIITIVSLIIIAIGILGTFLPVLPGLAVSFLGLILYKYGANPDFSIWYIVIFGILTLISLVLNYIIPIKTTEKYGGSNYGKYGGFIGTIVGLFFPPLGFLIGMLLGVFLGELLHDRNDKQKALKATKGAFIGFIYGTGFNLMVGLAMFLVVLINIFNS, from the coding sequence ATGGAGCAAAATATTATTACCATTGTCTCACTTATCATCATAGCAATAGGAATTCTAGGAACTTTCTTGCCTGTTTTACCAGGATTAGCCGTGAGTTTTTTAGGATTAATTCTTTACAAATACGGCGCAAATCCAGATTTTTCTATTTGGTATATTGTCATTTTTGGGATTTTAACACTCATCTCATTGGTGCTTAATTACATTATTCCCATCAAAACCACCGAGAAATATGGTGGTAGCAATTACGGAAAATATGGAGGTTTCATCGGGACGATTGTAGGTTTATTTTTCCCACCACTTGGTTTTTTAATTGGTATGTTACTAGGCGTTTTCTTAGGCGAACTTTTGCATGATAGAAACGACAAACAAAAAGCACTCAAAGCTACAAAAGGTGCTTTCATTGGCTTCATCTACGGAACGGGTTTTAATCTTATGGTAGGATTGGCAATGTTTTTGGTAGTACTTATTAATATCTTCAATTCTTAA
- a CDS encoding uracil-DNA glycosylase: protein MQKNATLQLNKFTTLQQNMTWTEILAPIKNTEYFETLWQKVKNEYATTKCFPPKNQIFRAIELTPFEEVEVVIIGQDPYHNDFQANGLCFSVSDLVKAPPSLKNIFTELKDDLGIEKTSNELDSWAKQGVLLLNATLTVRAHEPNSHKDLGWEKFTDFIIKEISEKKENVVFVLWGAFAQKKASLIDETKHFIIQSAHPSPFSVYRGFYGSRPFSKINEYLISKNKKPINW, encoded by the coding sequence TTGCAAAAAAATGCAACTTTACAACTCAACAAATTCACAACTTTACAACAAAACATGACTTGGACAGAAATTCTTGCCCCAATAAAAAACACAGAATATTTTGAAACGCTTTGGCAAAAAGTGAAAAATGAATATGCTACAACCAAATGTTTCCCACCAAAAAATCAAATTTTCCGTGCTATTGAACTTACACCTTTTGAAGAAGTAGAAGTGGTAATTATTGGGCAAGATCCGTATCATAATGATTTTCAGGCAAATGGTTTGTGTTTTTCGGTTTCTGATTTGGTAAAAGCGCCACCTTCTCTCAAAAATATTTTTACAGAACTGAAAGACGATTTGGGAATTGAAAAAACAAGTAACGAACTGGATTCTTGGGCGAAACAAGGTGTTTTATTGCTCAATGCTACTTTAACAGTTCGTGCGCATGAACCGAATTCTCACAAAGATTTGGGCTGGGAAAAATTCACAGATTTTATCATCAAAGAAATTTCTGAGAAAAAAGAAAATGTGGTTTTTGTTTTGTGGGGCGCATTTGCGCAAAAAAAAGCTTCGCTCATAGATGAAACGAAGCATTTTATCATTCAGTCGGCGCATCCTTCTCCGTTTTCGGTGTACAGAGGTTTCTACGGAAGCAGACCTTTTTCTAAAATTAATGAATATCTGATTTCTAAAAATAAGAAACCGATAAACTGGTAG
- a CDS encoding pyridoxine 5'-phosphate synthase, whose amino-acid sequence MTKLSVNINKIATIRNARGAETPSVIEAAIKIQEFGGQGITIHPRPDERHITRKDVYDLKPLVYTEFNIEGNPHRPFIDMVLEVKPEQVTLVPDADDAITSNAGWDCEKNLDFLKSVIAEFKNAGIRTSIFLDPNPAMVKFAAETGTERIELYTEAYARNYETDKEAAIKPYYETAVEATKYGLGINAGHDLSLDNLKYFADNIPNLLEVSIGHALISEALYLGLENTIQAYLKRLAKW is encoded by the coding sequence ATGACAAAATTATCAGTAAATATCAATAAAATTGCGACCATCAGAAATGCAAGAGGTGCAGAAACTCCTAGTGTAATAGAAGCAGCAATTAAAATTCAAGAGTTTGGCGGGCAAGGCATTACCATCCATCCAAGACCAGACGAAAGACACATCACTAGAAAAGATGTGTACGATTTAAAGCCTTTGGTTTATACAGAATTTAATATCGAGGGAAATCCTCATCGTCCGTTTATTGATATGGTTTTAGAAGTAAAACCAGAGCAAGTTACATTGGTTCCAGATGCAGATGATGCCATTACATCTAATGCAGGTTGGGATTGCGAAAAAAATCTAGATTTTTTGAAATCTGTGATTGCAGAATTTAAAAATGCAGGCATTAGAACCTCTATTTTCCTTGACCCGAATCCTGCAATGGTGAAATTTGCGGCAGAAACAGGAACAGAAAGAATTGAATTGTACACAGAAGCTTACGCCAGAAATTACGAAACCGACAAAGAAGCTGCCATAAAACCTTATTATGAAACTGCTGTAGAAGCTACAAAATACGGTTTAGGTATTAATGCAGGTCATGATTTGAGTTTAGATAATCTGAAATATTTCGCAGATAATATTCCGAATTTATTAGAGGTTTCTATTGGTCATGCTTTAATCTCTGAAGCATTGTATTTGGGTTTAGAAAACACCATTCAAGCGTATTTAAAGAGATTGGCGAAATGGTAA
- a CDS encoding alpha/beta fold hydrolase, translated as MQILHSKIYGQEKTETPLLVFHGLFGMLDNWGSFGKEFGELFPTHLIDLRNHGKSFHSDEMNHQVLADDILNYMNFHGIEKANFLGHSLGGKAVMTFAISYPEKVEKLIVADIAPKAYPPHHQGIIKALQSVNFDEVKSRQDVENVLSQYIPEKFVIQFLTKNLYWTEDKKLNWRFNINTLAEKYNDFVANAIKFGKFEGETLFLAGAKSHYILPQDELLMRQQFPKYQLVSIANAGHWLQAENPKDFNQAVKEFLT; from the coding sequence ATGCAAATTTTACACTCAAAAATATACGGACAAGAAAAAACCGAAACTCCATTACTTGTTTTTCATGGACTTTTCGGAATGCTAGATAATTGGGGAAGTTTCGGAAAAGAGTTTGGAGAATTGTTTCCAACTCATTTGATTGACTTAAGAAATCATGGAAAAAGTTTTCATTCAGATGAGATGAATCATCAAGTTTTGGCAGATGATATTCTCAATTATATGAATTTTCACGGCATCGAAAAGGCCAATTTTCTCGGGCATTCTCTTGGTGGAAAAGCAGTGATGACTTTTGCGATTTCTTATCCTGAAAAAGTAGAAAAACTGATTGTAGCAGACATCGCTCCAAAAGCGTATCCTCCACATCATCAGGGAATTATCAAAGCACTTCAATCGGTAAATTTCGATGAAGTAAAATCAAGACAAGACGTGGAAAACGTTTTATCTCAGTACATTCCAGAGAAATTTGTGATTCAGTTTTTGACTAAAAACTTGTATTGGACGGAAGATAAAAAACTCAATTGGCGTTTTAACATCAATACTTTGGCAGAAAAATACAATGATTTCGTTGCCAATGCCATAAAATTTGGAAAATTCGAAGGCGAAACTTTGTTTTTAGCTGGTGCAAAATCTCATTATATCCTTCCGCAAGATGAATTATTGATGCGCCAACAGTTCCCGAAATATCAATTGGTTTCTATTGCTAATGCTGGACACTGGCTTCAAGCCGAAAACCCAAAAGATTTCAATCAAGCGGTAAAAGAATTTTTAACTTAA